A genomic stretch from Spiroplasma endosymbiont of Clivina fossor includes:
- a CDS encoding helix-turn-helix domain-containing protein, with product MEFKWNLKKNNQISDKNFLRLTGIKHTTFNKMLEILKIEELKKRFRRGRTNKLSLENRILMTLEYWREYRTYFHIAKSYDISESSCYRNIKWIEDTLIKHPNFQQLTGQKSLLKDYFKDKTVIIDVTESQIQRPKKDKNSTTQEKRKNTQ from the coding sequence GTGGAATTTAAATGAAATTTAAAAAAAAATAATCAAATAAGTGATAAAAATTTTTTAAGATTAACTGGTATTAAACATACTACTTTTAATAAAATGCTAGAAATTTTAAAAATAGAAGAATTAAAAAAGAGATTTCGTCGCGGAAGAACCAATAAATTATCATTAGAAAATCGTATTTTAATGACTTTAGAATATTGAAGAGAATATAGAACTTATTTTCATATTGCAAAAAGTTATGATATTAGTGAAAGTAGTTGTTATAGAAATATCAAATGAATTGAAGACACTTTAATAAAACACCCTAATTTTCAACAACTTACTGGTCAAAAATCACTATTAAAAGATTATTTCAAAGATAAGACTGTTATAATTGATGTAACTGAAAGCCAAATCCAACGCCCAAAAAAAGACAAAAACAGCACTACTCAGGAAAAAAGAAAAAACACACAATAA
- a CDS encoding UPF0236 family transposase-like protein: MLEINNNVKTTENKHWLSLFTTHKNMYTNKCEQLANEYEKLDEYLYKYHYRLKQGYKVVHFAIRTIITIFGEVIFKRRRYKYWNQKSGKFEYVCLLDKEIGLLPKQRIYFDVQFKVLSLLGDGKRYRDVLDVLNHCYISKASISSILNKYDIAEYFQLAEKETKTRIDVKNKDLYIRLLAKLI, translated from the coding sequence ATGTTAGAAATTAATAATAATGTAAAAACCACAGAAAACAAGCATTGATTAAGTTTATTTACAACCCATAAAAATATGTATACCAATAAATGCGAACAATTAGCTAATGAATATGAAAAATTAGATGAATACTTATATAAATATCATTATCGCTTAAAACAAGGTTATAAAGTAGTTCATTTTGCAATAAGAACAATTATTACAATTTTTGGTGAAGTTATTTTTAAACGACGCCGATATAAATATTGAAATCAAAAATCAGGTAAATTTGAATATGTATGTTTATTAGATAAAGAAATTGGTCTATTACCTAAACAACGCATTTATTTTGATGTCCAATTTAAAGTTTTAAGTCTTTTAGGTGATGGTAAACGATATCGCGATGTTTTAGATGTTCTAAATCATTGTTATATTTCAAAAGCTAGTATTTCAAGTATTTTAAATAAATACGATATTGCTGAATATTTTCAACTAGCAGAAAAAGAAACTAAAACTAGAATTGATGTCAAAAATAAGGATTTATATATTAGACTTCTTGCAAAATTAATTTAA
- a CDS encoding IS1/IS1595 family N-terminal zinc-binding domain-containing protein — protein sequence MEKIIQELVNTLTDDQFLEFYEKVKQQAELIKKQKRLNEIDQKFRAQGIKCPKCESYHCVKNGHNSEGKQKYLCKNCRASFDAFRNHFIYWSHLNYEQWNLLIQISLLGQSSKTISRFIKTTLKTAWYNRQKLMKSKQLENTQLKFKKLSGKIQIDETFIKEIHKGNFKYKTDPRRIHLDPFATNTKCCIQMAIDNNNNIYVKSTNTKRLQKQWVIENMNKELINENSIITSDMQKLYFLVAKQTNSTLCVTKTTINPEASYRNLNKISKLQSSLKEALIHYHGLGFTNIQNYLNLWKWKYQHKGLTPNQQTAVLYFNV from the coding sequence ATGGAAAAAATAATTCAAGAACTAGTAAATACTTTAACAGATGATCAATTTTTAGAATTTTATGAAAAAGTCAAACAACAAGCAGAATTAATAAAAAAACAAAAACGGTTAAATGAAATTGATCAAAAATTTAGAGCGCAAGGTATTAAATGCCCTAAATGTGAATCTTACCATTGCGTTAAAAATGGACATAATTCAGAAGGAAAACAAAAATATTTATGTAAAAATTGCCGTGCAAGTTTTGACGCTTTTCGTAATCATTTTATTTATTGAAGTCATTTAAATTATGAACAATGAAATTTATTGATTCAAATTTCATTGCTGGGGCAATCTAGTAAAACAATTTCTCGTTTTATTAAAACTACATTAAAAACTGCTTGATATAATCGTCAAAAATTAATGAAATCAAAACAATTAGAAAATACCCAATTAAAATTTAAAAAATTATCTGGTAAAATCCAAATCGATGAAACATTTATTAAAGAAATCCATAAAGGAAATTTCAAATATAAAACTGATCCACGAAGAATTCACCTTGACCCATTCGCAACTAATACTAAATGCTGTATTCAAATGGCAATTGATAATAATAACAATATTTATGTTAAATCCACAAACACCAAACGTTTACAAAAACAATGAGTTATTGAAAATATGAACAAAGAATTAATTAACGAAAATTCAATTATTACTTCTGATATGCAAAAATTATATTTTTTAGTAGCAAAACAAACAAATTCTACTTTATGTGTAACTAAAACAACAATTAATCCTGAAGCTAGTTATCGTAACTTAAATAAAATCAGTAAATTACAATCTAGTCTTAAAGAAGCCTTAATTCATTATCATGGTTTAGGTTTTACTAATATTCAAAATTATTTAAATCTCTGAAAATGAAAATACCAACATAAGGGTTTAACTCCAAACCAACAAACAGCGGTATTATATTTTAATGTATAA
- a CDS encoding IS1/IS1595 family N-terminal zinc-binding domain-containing protein, with the protein MEKIIQELVNTLTDDQFLEFYEKVKQQAELIKKQKRLNEIDQKFRAQGIKCPKCEFYHCVKNGHNSEGKQKYLCKNCRASFDAFRNHFIYWSHLNYEQWNLLIQISLLGQSSKTISRFIKTTLKTAWYNRQKLMKSKQLENTQLKFKKLSGKIQIDETFIKEIHKGNFKYKTDPRRIHLDPFATNTKCCIQMAIDNNNNIYVKSTNTKRLQKQWVIENMNKELINENSIITSDMQKLYFLVAKQTNSTLCVTKTTINPEASYRNLNKISKLQSSLKEALIHYHGLGFTNIQNYLNLWKWKYQHKGLTPNQQTAVLYFNV; encoded by the coding sequence ATGGAAAAAATAATTCAAGAACTAGTAAATACTTTAACAGATGATCAATTTTTAGAATTTTATGAAAAAGTCAAACAACAAGCAGAATTAATAAAAAAACAAAAACGGTTAAATGAAATTGATCAAAAATTTAGAGCGCAAGGTATTAAATGCCCTAAATGTGAATTTTACCATTGCGTTAAAAATGGACATAATTCAGAAGGGAAACAAAAATATTTATGTAAAAATTGCCGTGCAAGTTTTGACGCTTTTCGTAATCATTTTATTTATTGAAGTCATTTAAATTATGAACAATGAAATTTATTGATTCAAATTTCATTGCTGGGGCAATCTAGTAAAACAATTTCTCGTTTTATTAAAACTACATTAAAAACTGCTTGATATAATCGTCAAAAATTAATGAAATCAAAACAATTAGAAAATACCCAATTAAAATTTAAAAAATTATCTGGTAAAATCCAAATCGATGAAACATTTATTAAAGAAATCCATAAAGGAAATTTCAAATATAAAACTGATCCACGAAGAATTCACCTTGACCCATTCGCAACTAATACTAAATGCTGTATTCAAATGGCAATTGATAATAATAACAATATTTATGTTAAATCCACAAACACCAAACGTTTACAAAAACAATGAGTTATTGAAAATATGAACAAAGAATTAATTAACGAAAATTCAATTATTACTTCTGATATGCAAAAATTATATTTTTTAGTAGCAAAACAAACAAATTCTACTTTATGTGTAACTAAAACAACAATTAATCCTGAAGCTAGTTATCGTAACTTAAATAAAATCAGTAAATTACAATCTAGTCTTAAAGAAGCCTTAATTCATTATCATGGTTTAGGTTTTACTAATATTCAAAATTATTTAAATCTCTGAAAATGAAAATACCAACATAAGGGTTTAACTCCAAACCAACAAACAGCGGTATTATATTTTAATGTATAA
- a CDS encoding PQQ-binding-like beta-propeller repeat protein: MKKLLSLLSTITIASSGMAGIVANSPYPTQEKLENINYKRQKRSNNENNKINRTKIVIRTNREIYASGIILNNKVYFGSQDHNVYEYDPVTNQQIIVIRTENKIFSSGVVLNNKVYFGSQDHNVYEYDPVTNQQKIVIRTKGEVWSSGVVLNNKLYVGSWDHNVYEYDPVTNQQKVVIKTEGQVWSSGRILNNKLYFCSLDEHNIYEYDPVTNQQKIAIKTNGEVYSSGVTLNNKLYFGSHDNNVYEYEPITGQQKVVIKANGIIDSSGVVFKNKIYFGSDDSNVYEYDPTTAKQKVVIKANSWIRSSGVVFNNKLYFGSHDNNVYEYDPITGQQKIIIRTNNNVDSSGVVLNNKLYFGSQDHNVYEYSEYYLNSNLWQINDNSDTEILNELNYLNPDLDISQLEIISKTNNSAIVKIKDNLNNNDNNIKIHYSIDNGQNKIINLNELIKKALFFKFRDENPNLKFKEINYIDTDNLNFWDIEITKKENSFLWSNVPKNVCSDREIINKTPNTRSFNVPACEYNSKSKLVFQITTGLTKTKQENKLNGWNINSDDEIKLTDFTNINNENSEIINVLSNEFDLSNTNKQEKEMILSIFKEPADKFELNPNEKLKITYPVRIITSKVILNLKQKITGNITAKIIDDNNKEQIVTLSITEVMQILQKYNLLPNEITIDKNNDKITFNGEAFFSSEREGSVRTNTVTTIV; this comes from the coding sequence ATGAAAAAATTACTTAGTTTATTAAGTACAATAACAATAGCGAGTAGTGGAATGGCGGGAATCGTTGCCAATAGTCCTTATCCAACACAAGAAAAATTAGAAAATATAAATTATAAAAGACAAAAACGAAGCAATAATGAAAATAATAAAATAAATAGAACAAAAATTGTCATTAGAACGAATAGGGAAATTTATGCTAGTGGAATTATTTTAAATAATAAAGTATATTTTGGTTCACAAGATCATAATGTTTATGAATATGATCCAGTGACAAATCAACAAATAATTGTCATTAGAACAGAAAATAAAATTTTTTCTTCTGGTGTTGTTTTAAATAACAAAGTATATTTTGGTTCACAAGATCATAATGTTTATGAATATGATCCAGTAACAAATCAACAAAAAATTGTTATTAGAACAAAAGGAGAAGTTTGATCTTCTGGTGTTGTTTTAAACAATAAATTATATGTTGGTTCATGAGATCATAATGTTTATGAATATGATCCAGTAACAAATCAACAAAAAGTTGTTATTAAAACAGAAGGGCAAGTTTGATCTTCTGGTAGAATTTTAAACAATAAATTATATTTTTGTTCATTAGATGAACATAATATTTATGAATATGATCCAGTGACAAATCAACAAAAAATTGCTATTAAAACAAATGGTGAAGTTTATTCTAGTGGAGTTACTTTAAATAATAAATTATATTTTGGTTCACATGATAATAATGTTTATGAGTATGAGCCGATTACAGGCCAACAAAAAGTTGTTATTAAAGCAAATGGTATAATTGATTCTTCTGGTGTGGTTTTTAAAAACAAAATATATTTTGGTTCGGATGATAGTAATGTTTATGAGTATGACCCTACAACGGCAAAACAAAAAGTTGTTATTAAAGCAAATAGCTGAATAAGATCTTCTGGTGTGGTTTTCAACAATAAATTATATTTTGGTTCACACGATAATAATGTTTATGAGTATGATCCAATTACAGGACAGCAAAAAATCATTATTAGAACAAATAACAATGTTGATTCTTCTGGTGTGGTTTTAAATAATAAATTATATTTTGGTTCACAAGATCATAATGTTTATGAATATAGTGAATACTATTTAAATTCAAATTTATGACAAATTAATGATAATTCTGATACTGAAATTTTGAATGAATTAAATTATTTAAATCCTGATTTAGATATTTCACAATTAGAAATTATTAGTAAAACAAATAATTCAGCTATAGTAAAAATAAAAGATAATTTAAATAATAATGATAATAATATAAAAATACATTATTCAATTGATAATGGGCAAAATAAAATTATTAATTTAAATGAATTGATTAAAAAAGCATTATTTTTTAAATTTCGAGACGAAAATCCTAATTTAAAATTTAAGGAAATAAATTATATTGATACTGATAATTTAAATTTTTGAGATATTGAAATAACAAAAAAAGAAAATTCATTTTTATGATCTAATGTTCCTAAAAATGTATGTTCTGATAGAGAAATTATCAATAAAACTCCAAATACAAGATCATTTAATGTACCTGCTTGTGAATATAATTCAAAATCAAAATTAGTATTTCAAATTACAACAGGATTAACTAAAACAAAACAAGAAAATAAATTAAATGGTTGAAACATAAATTCTGATGATGAAATAAAATTAACAGATTTTACAAATATAAATAATGAAAATTCTGAAATCATTAATGTATTATCAAATGAATTTGATTTATCAAACACAAATAAACAAGAAAAAGAAATGATTTTAAGTATTTTTAAGGAACCCGCTGATAAATTTGAACTTAATCCCAATGAAAAATTAAAAATTACTTATCCAGTAAGAATAATTACATCTAAAGTTATATTAAATTTAAAACAAAAAATTACAGGAAATATTACTGCCAAAATAATTGATGATAACAATAAAGAACAAATAGTTACATTATCAATTACAGAAGTAATGCAAATTTTACAAAAATATAATTTATTACCCAATGAAATTACTATAGATAAAAACAATGATAAAATAACATTTAACGGTGAAGCATTTTTTTCATCAGAAAGAGAAGGGTCGGTAAGAACAAATACAGTTACTACTATAGTATAA
- a CDS encoding Mbov_0401 family ICE element transposase-like protein, with protein MLEINNNVKTLENKHWFSLFATHKNMYTNKCEQLANEYEKLDEYLYKYHYRLKQGYKVVHFAPRTIITIFGDVTFKRRRYKYWNQKSGKFEYVCLLDKEIGLLPKQRIYFDVQFKVLSLLGDGKRYLDVLDALNHCYISKGSISNILNKYDIAEYFQLAEKETKTRIDVKNKNLYIQLDETFLATLDQKVKQDQRIRLVTFHTGHKEKNYKNARRELENKRGHFLMLKVGKRINTMDYRDLLIRELQKHYVNINYDKIIVCGDGDSWIREIANSFGNVRYILDGYHAIKKLKQTAFNIIFENRKVTLNSWIKFYKDGNHQELIKNIRNVAKNELNKDIKINLRKASNYFSNNKQGIHNQNLEWNIGCSIESDVSHLVKQQLGYGAKIDFLQN; from the coding sequence ATGTTAGAAATTAATAATAATGTAAAAACCTTAGAAAACAAGCATTGATTCAGTTTATTCGCAACCCATAAAAATATGTACACCAATAAATGTGAACAATTGGCTAATGAATATGAAAAATTAGATGAATACTTATATAAATATCATTATCGGTTAAAACAAGGTTATAAAGTAGTTCATTTTGCACCAAGAACAATTATTACAATTTTTGGTGATGTTACTTTTAAACGACGCCGATATAAATATTGAAATCAAAAATCAGGTAAATTTGAATATGTATGTTTGTTAGATAAAGAAATTGGTCTATTACCCAAACAACGCATTTATTTTGATGTCCAATTTAAAGTTTTAAGTCTTCTGGGTGATGGCAAACGCTATCTTGATGTTTTAGATGCTCTAAATCATTGTTATATTTCAAAAGGTAGTATTTCAAATATTTTAAATAAATACGATATTGCCGAATATTTTCAATTAGCAGAAAAAGAAACTAAAACTAGAATTGATGTCAAAAATAAGAATTTATATATTCAACTAGATGAAACATTTTTGGCGACATTAGATCAGAAAGTTAAACAAGACCAAAGAATTCGTTTAGTTACTTTTCATACCGGACATAAAGAAAAAAATTACAAAAATGCTCGTAGAGAATTAGAAAACAAACGAGGTCATTTTCTAATGTTAAAAGTTGGTAAACGAATAAATACGATGGATTATCGTGATTTATTAATTAGAGAATTACAAAAACATTATGTGAATATTAATTATGACAAAATAATTGTTTGTGGCGATGGTGATTCTTGAATTAGAGAAATTGCCAATAGCTTTGGTAATGTTAGATATATTTTAGATGGTTATCATGCTATTAAAAAATTAAAACAAACGGCATTTAATATTATTTTTGAAAATCGCAAAGTAACATTAAATAGTTGAATTAAATTTTATAAGGATGGCAATCATCAAGAATTAATCAAAAACATTCGTAATGTTGCTAAAAATGAATTAAATAAAGATATTAAAATAAATTTAAGAAAGGCGAGTAATTATTTCAGTAATAATAAGCAAGGTATTCATAATCAAAATTTAGAATGAAATATTGGTTGTAGCATTGAAAGTGATGTATCACATTTAGTAAAACAACAATTAGGATATGGAGCAAAAATAGACTTCTTGCAAAATTAA
- a CDS encoding transposase family protein gives MKTQVIIEKDSKKIISSDFSYGKNHDFKILKDSKIKFLPETTVLVDLGYQGIQKINHNVLIPKRKSKKNPLNKEEKQNNERISKMRIVIENVFAILKKFKIISEKYRNRRKRFALRFNLIASIYNLQLLV, from the coding sequence ATAAAAACACAAGTTATAATTGAAAAAGATAGTAAAAAAATTATTAGTTCTGATTTTTCTTATGGTAAAAACCATGACTTTAAAATTTTAAAAGATTCAAAAATTAAATTTTTACCAGAAACAACTGTTTTAGTGGATTTAGGTTATCAAGGCATACAAAAAATTAATCATAATGTTTTAATTCCTAAAAGAAAATCAAAGAAAAACCCTTTAAATAAAGAAGAAAAGCAAAATAATGAGCGAATTTCAAAAATGAGAATTGTTATTGAAAATGTTTTTGCTATACTTAAAAAATTTAAAATTATTAGTGAAAAATATCGAAATCGTAGAAAAAGATTTGCTTTAAGATTTAATTTAATAGCTTCAATTTATAATTTACAACTATTAGTTTAA
- the tig gene encoding trigger factor, with product MKFTSKKNIEENKGKYIIEFEKEEWEDLIEKVTNKLKAGLEIPGFRKGKVPENMVKKHLNNAKILNEAHKVAMDKAWEFALLQNDPLQPFIQPSLNIDTLSMEKYIISFEFDLKPEVKVEKYTNIKIEKMANIVNDEDVNQALSQLQEKSVILEIKEDKITNGDVVIFDFEGFKDGEPFAGGKAENFSLEIGSKKFIPGFEEQMIGLMAGEEKDLLVSFPKDYLQPDLAGKEVTFKVKIKEVKNKIVPEINDDLAKDANIDGIEDLAQLKNFIKENLIKQNEEKIKDEFINNLLLEISKTATIHIPESIIDKEVLNLQGEFEQKLKEQNIDLKQYLKLTKLTELDIKKELRGDAKAKISNYLILQEIMNQENIQVSNDEVEQEIIEFAKFYKMTPEEAKEKIMDTSIVEEGLKHRRLLNFLYENNG from the coding sequence ATGAAATTTACAAGTAAAAAAAATATTGAAGAAAATAAAGGAAAGTATATTATTGAATTTGAAAAAGAAGAATGAGAAGATCTTATTGAAAAGGTAACAAATAAGTTAAAAGCTGGTTTAGAAATACCAGGTTTTCGTAAAGGTAAAGTGCCAGAAAATATGGTAAAAAAACATTTAAATAATGCAAAAATTTTGAATGAAGCTCATAAAGTTGCGATGGATAAAGCGTGAGAATTTGCTTTATTACAAAATGATCCATTGCAACCTTTTATTCAGCCAAGTTTAAATATTGATACTTTGTCAATGGAAAAATATATTATTTCTTTTGAATTTGATTTAAAACCGGAAGTTAAAGTTGAAAAATATACAAATATAAAAATTGAGAAAATGGCAAATATTGTTAATGATGAGGATGTTAATCAAGCACTTAGTCAGTTACAAGAAAAATCAGTTATTTTAGAAATTAAAGAAGATAAGATTACTAATGGTGATGTTGTTATTTTTGATTTTGAAGGTTTTAAAGATGGGGAACCTTTTGCTGGTGGAAAAGCTGAAAATTTTAGTTTAGAAATTGGTTCAAAAAAGTTTATTCCTGGTTTTGAAGAGCAAATGATTGGATTGATGGCTGGTGAAGAAAAGGATTTACTTGTATCGTTTCCTAAAGATTATTTACAACCAGATTTAGCAGGAAAAGAAGTAACTTTTAAAGTTAAAATTAAAGAAGTTAAAAATAAGATTGTTCCAGAAATTAATGATGATTTAGCAAAAGATGCTAATATTGATGGTATTGAGGATTTAGCACAATTAAAAAATTTTATTAAAGAAAATTTGATTAAGCAAAATGAAGAAAAAATTAAAGATGAGTTTATTAATAATTTGTTATTAGAAATTTCTAAAACAGCAACGATTCATATTCCTGAATCAATTATTGATAAAGAAGTATTAAATCTTCAAGGTGAGTTTGAGCAGAAGTTAAAAGAACAAAATATTGATTTAAAGCAATATTTGAAGTTAACTAAATTAACGGAATTAGATATTAAAAAGGAGTTACGAGGCGATGCTAAAGCAAAAATTAGTAATTATTTAATTTTACAAGAAATTATGAATCAAGAAAATATTCAAGTTAGTAATGATGAGGTAGAACAAGAAATTATTGAGTTTGCTAAGTTTTATAAGATGACACCAGAAGAAGCTAAAGAAAAAATTATGGATACTAGTATTGTTGAAGAAGGTTTAAAACATCGTAGGTTATTAAATTTTCTTTATGAGAATAATGGATAA
- a CDS encoding transposase family protein: MKFKKNNQISDKNFLRLTGIKHTTFNKMLEILKIEELKKRFRRGRTNKLSLENRILMTLEYWREYRTYFHIAKSYDISESSCYRNIKWIEDTLIKHPNFQQLTGQKSLLKDYFKDKTVIIDVTESQIQRPKKDKNSTTQEKRKNTQ; encoded by the coding sequence ATGAAATTTAAAAAAAATAATCAAATAAGTGATAAAAATTTTTTAAGATTAACTGGTATTAAACATACTACTTTTAATAAAATGCTAGAAATTTTAAAAATAGAAGAATTAAAAAAGAGATTTCGTCGCGGAAGAACCAATAAATTATCATTAGAAAATCGTATTTTAATGACTTTAGAATATTGAAGAGAATATAGAACTTATTTTCATATTGCAAAAAGTTATGATATTAGTGAAAGTAGTTGTTATAGAAATATCAAATGAATTGAAGACACTTTAATAAAACACCCTAATTTTCAACAACTTACTGGTCAAAAATCACTATTAAAAGATTATTTCAAAGATAAGACTGTTATAATTGATGTAACTGAAAGCCAAATCCAACGCCCAAAAAAAGACAAAAACAGCACTACTCAGGAAAAAAGAAAAAACACACAATAA
- a CDS encoding PQQ-binding-like beta-propeller repeat protein: protein MKKLLGILGTITISGSGVAGVVANSPYPTQEKLENINYKRQKRSNNENNKINRTKIVIRTNREIYASGIILNNKVYFGSQDHNVYEYDPVTNQQIIVIRTENKIFSSGVVLNNKVYFGSQDHNVYEYDPVTNQQKIVIRTKGEVWSSGVVLNNKLYVGSWDHNVYEYDPVTNQQKVVIKTEGQVWSSGRILNNKLYFCSLDEHNIYEYDPVTNQQKIAIKTNGEVYSSGVTLNNKLYFGSHDNNVYEYEPITGQQKVVIKANGIIDSSGVVFKNKIYFGSDDSNVYEYDPTTAKQKVVIKANSWIRSSGVVFNNKLYFGSHDNNVYEYDPITGQQKIIIRTNNNVDSSGVVLNNKLYFGSQDHNVYEYSEYYLNSNLWQINDNSDTEILNELNYLNPDLDISQLEIISKTNNSAIVKIKDNLNNNNIKIHYSIDNGQNKIINLNELIKKALFFKFRDENPNLKFKEINYIFNFVENSW from the coding sequence ATGAAAAAATTACTAGGGATTTTAGGAACAATAACAATATCGGGTAGCGGAGTGGCAGGAGTCGTTGCCAATAGTCCTTATCCAACACAAGAAAAATTAGAAAATATAAATTATAAAAGACAAAAACGAAGCAATAATGAAAATAATAAAATAAATAGAACAAAAATTGTCATTAGAACGAATAGGGAAATTTATGCTAGTGGAATTATTTTAAATAATAAAGTATATTTTGGTTCACAAGATCATAATGTTTATGAATATGATCCAGTGACAAATCAACAAATAATTGTCATTAGAACAGAAAATAAAATTTTTTCTTCTGGTGTTGTTTTAAATAACAAAGTATATTTTGGTTCACAAGATCATAATGTTTATGAATATGATCCAGTAACAAATCAACAAAAAATTGTTATTAGAACAAAAGGAGAAGTTTGATCTTCTGGTGTTGTTTTAAACAATAAATTATATGTTGGTTCATGAGATCATAATGTTTATGAATATGATCCAGTAACAAATCAACAAAAAGTTGTTATTAAAACAGAAGGGCAAGTTTGATCTTCTGGTAGAATTTTAAACAATAAATTATATTTTTGTTCATTAGATGAACATAATATTTATGAATATGATCCAGTGACAAATCAACAAAAAATTGCTATTAAAACAAATGGTGAAGTTTATTCTAGTGGAGTTACTTTAAATAATAAATTATATTTTGGTTCACATGATAATAATGTTTATGAGTATGAGCCGATTACAGGCCAACAAAAAGTTGTTATTAAAGCAAATGGTATAATTGATTCTTCTGGTGTGGTTTTTAAAAACAAAATATATTTTGGTTCGGATGATAGTAATGTTTATGAGTATGACCCTACAACGGCAAAACAAAAAGTTGTTATTAAAGCAAATAGCTGAATAAGATCTTCTGGTGTGGTTTTCAACAATAAATTATATTTTGGTTCACACGATAATAATGTTTATGAGTATGATCCAATTACAGGACAGCAAAAAATCATTATTAGAACAAATAACAATGTTGATTCTTCTGGTGTGGTTTTAAATAATAAATTATATTTTGGTTCACAAGATCATAATGTTTATGAATATAGTGAATACTATTTAAATTCAAATTTATGACAAATTAATGATAATTCTGATACTGAAATTTTGAATGAATTAAATTATTTAAATCCTGATTTAGATATTTCACAATTAGAAATTATTAGTAAAACAAATAATTCAGCTATAGTAAAAATAAAAGATAATTTAAATAATAATAATATAAAAATACATTATTCAATTGATAATGGGCAAAATAAAATTATTAATTTAAATGAATTGATTAAAAAAGCATTATTTTTTAAATTTCGAGACGAAAATCCTAATTTAAAATTTAAGGAAATAAATTATATTTTTAATTTTGTCGAAAACTCTTGATAA